One genomic region from Ignavibacteriales bacterium encodes:
- the hemL gene encoding glutamate-1-semialdehyde 2,1-aminomutase: MNTTKSKQLFEKAKKYIPGGVNSPVRAFGSWGPHLFGHNPPFIKDALKRTLEKGTSFGAPTEMEVKMAQLITDLVPSVEMVRMVNSGTEATMSAVRVARGYTGRDKFIKFEGCYHGHSDHFLIKAGSGALTFGVPTSPGVTKANASDTLLADYNNINSVKELVTQYRGQIAAIIIEPIAGNMGVVQANEEFLVELREICNEESIVLIFDEVMSGFRVAAGGAQEILGVKPDLSTFGKIIGGGLPVGAFGGKREIMEMLSPSGPVYQAGTLSGNPLAMCAGFAALTYIKEHPEIYVQLEKASMYLENGFKENLKSVGKNYAINRVGSMMCMFFTEKPVNDFKSALTSDTALYGKYFHEMLNRGIYLAPAQFEALFVSTAHTKEDLDKTIEANRESLLAILK; encoded by the coding sequence ATGAACACAACAAAAAGCAAACAACTATTCGAGAAAGCAAAAAAATATATTCCGGGCGGAGTAAACTCACCCGTGCGGGCATTCGGAAGCTGGGGACCGCATTTGTTCGGACACAATCCACCTTTTATTAAAGATGCATTAAAGCGCACATTAGAAAAAGGAACAAGCTTTGGCGCACCAACCGAAATGGAAGTAAAGATGGCGCAGTTAATTACTGATCTTGTTCCTTCCGTAGAAATGGTACGAATGGTTAACAGCGGAACCGAAGCCACAATGAGTGCTGTTCGCGTTGCGCGTGGATATACCGGACGGGATAAATTTATAAAATTTGAGGGCTGCTATCACGGTCACTCTGATCATTTTTTGATTAAAGCAGGAAGCGGCGCATTAACGTTTGGCGTTCCAACTTCTCCCGGTGTTACAAAAGCTAACGCTTCTGATACTTTGCTTGCGGATTACAATAACATTAATTCTGTTAAAGAATTAGTTACACAATACCGTGGACAAATTGCTGCAATCATTATCGAGCCAATTGCAGGCAATATGGGCGTAGTGCAAGCTAACGAAGAATTTCTTGTAGAGCTTAGAGAAATCTGTAATGAAGAATCCATCGTTTTGATCTTCGATGAAGTAATGTCGGGTTTTCGCGTTGCTGCCGGAGGTGCACAAGAAATTTTGGGAGTTAAACCTGACCTTTCTACATTCGGAAAAATTATTGGCGGCGGATTACCTGTTGGTGCATTTGGCGGTAAAAGAGAAATTATGGAAATGCTTTCTCCCAGCGGTCCGGTTTACCAGGCAGGAACATTAAGCGGCAATCCACTTGCAATGTGTGCAGGATTTGCTGCGCTAACTTACATTAAAGAACATCCTGAAATTTATGTTCAGCTTGAAAAAGCCTCTATGTATTTAGAAAATGGATTTAAAGAAAACTTAAAATCTGTTGGAAAAAATTATGCAATAAATCGTGTTGGCTCTATGATGTGCATGTTTTTTACGGAAAAACCTGTTAATGATTTTAAATCTGCATTAACATCCGATACAGCATTGTACGGAAAATATTTTCACGAAATGTTGAATCGCGGAATCTATCTTGCGCCAGCACAGTTTGAAGCATTGTTTGTTTCAACAGCGCACACAAAAGAGGATTTGGATAAGACGATTGAGGCAAATAGAG